The following are encoded in a window of Syngnathus scovelli strain Florida chromosome 4, RoL_Ssco_1.2, whole genome shotgun sequence genomic DNA:
- the gnao1b gene encoding guanine nucleotide binding protein (G protein), alpha activating activity polypeptide O, b: protein MGCTLSAEERAALDRSKAIEKNLKEDGMVAAKDVKLLLLGGGESGKSTIVKQMKIIHEDGFSGDDVKQYKPVVYSNTIQSLAAILRAMDSLGIEFGDKDRKADAKLVCDVVSRMEDTEPYSAELLCAMKRVWADAGTQECFNRAREYQLNDSAQYYLDSLDRIGAADYQPTEQDILRTRVKTTGIVETHFTFKNLHFRLFDVGGQRSERKKWIHCFEDVTAIIFCVALSGYDQVLHEDETTNRMHESLMLFDSICNNKFFIDTSIILFLNKKDLFAEKIKKSPLTICFPEYTGANTYDDATAYIQVQFESKNRSPNKEIYCHLTCATDTGNIQVVFDAVTDIIIANNLRGCGLY from the exons ATGGGATGTACGCTGAGCGCCGAGGAGCGAGCCGCTCTGGACCGGAGCAAGGCCATCGAGAAGAACCTGAAGGAGGACGGGATGGTGGCTGCCAAGGACGTCAAGCTGCTGCTGCTCG GCGGTGGAGAGTCCGGCAAAAGCACCATCGTCAAACAAATGAA GATCATCCACGAAGATGGCTTCTCCGGGGATGACGTGAAGCAGTACAAACCTGTGGTCTACAGCAACACCATCCAGAGCTTGGCAGCCATCCTGCGAGCCATGGACTCGCTGGGAATCGAGTTTGGAGACAAGGATCGAAAA GCGGATGCTAAGCTAGTGTGTGACGTTGTGAGTCGCATGGAGGACACGGAGCCATACTCTGCGGAGCTTCTCTGCGCCATGAAGCGCGTTTGGGCTGACGCCGGGACTCAGGAGTGCTTCAACCGGGCCCGCGAATACCAGCTCAACGATTCGGCCCAATA CTACCTGGACAGTTTAGACCGGATCGGGGCTGCAGACTACCAGCCCACAGAGCAGGATATTTTGAGAACCCGAGTGAAGACCACCGGCATTGTGGAAACTCACTTCACCTTCAAAAACCTCCATTTTAG GCTCTTTGACGTGGGAGGGCAAAGGTCGGAAAGGAAGAAATGGATCCACTGCTTTGAGGATGTGACTGCCATCATTTTTTGTGTGGCCCTGAGTGGTTATGACCAGGTGCTCCATGAGGATGAAACAACT AACCGCATGCACGAGTCCCTCATGCTGTTCGACTCCATCTGCAACAACAAGTTCTTCATCGACACCTCCATCATCCTTTTCCTCAACAAGAAGGACCTCTTTGCGGAGAAGATCAAGAAGTCGCCGCTGACGATCTGTTTTCCCGAATACACAG GTGCTAACACTTACGACGACGCGACCGCATACATTCAGGTTCAGTTTGAGAGTAAGAACCGCTCTCCCAATAAGGAGATCTACTGTCACCTGACCTGTGCCACGGACACAGGGAACATCCAGGTAGTGTTCGATGCTGTCACCGACATCATTATCGCAAACAACCTGAGAGGGTGCGGCTTATACTGA
- the cog4 gene encoding conserved oligomeric Golgi complex subunit 4: protein MDDSVSVPTKRCDSGNLSSVSMDTISTLTELDDLERVYHQLCVEEKAVEVELDRLMGQEGTIHTKMLALQRMGPNLQLIGGDASQLSGMITFTCSLAENVSRKVRQLDLAKTRLYNVIQRADDILDLKFCTDGVQTALQNEDYEQAAAHIHRYLSLDQSVIELSRQGEESSTVDASLLLLQEAEKKLKVIVADKLDEAVAAVDLAQVERFFKIFPLLGLHDQGLARFGQYLCTQLASKAEENLLLATGGELGEKRAPLIFAETLTLLLEGIARVVETHQPIVETYYGPGHLYTLLTHLQQECDKQCQNIVDKFMQQRGYLAKFQIVQSSMMKTVPGERIEPRELDPVLAEVTLMNARAELYLRFLRRRIMADFEVGDQSVTPEHHQNVEKLLKHCVLSRNMQELIGYYVPMEEYYMRESVNKAVTMDTYEKSQLTSSMVDDCFYIVKKCISRALSSSSIDCLCAMINHANSVLESDFREVLYNKLRQGFPATTLQDIQRGVSSAVSLMQSSLQQGKFNTEFNIESAENAKAAFLVTLNNAEVCSENISTLKRNLENDCSKLFSQGASSGDRAKIESCLSDLVNTSTKFKDLLQEGLTELNTTAIKPQVKPWISGFLSISHNIEEEEFNDYEANDPWVQQLIINLEQLMAEFKTTLSPVIYDTLTSLMTSLISIEMEKTVLKCSFSRLGGLQFDKELRSLVAYLTTVTTWTIRDKFARLTQMATVLNLERVTEILDYWGPNSGPLTWRLTPAEVRQVLALRIDFRSEDIKRLRL from the exons ATGGATGATAGCGTGTCCGTCCCAACGAAAAGATGCGATTCTGGCAATCTATCCTCTGTAAGCATGGACACAATTTCGACACTCACGGAGCTGGACGATTTGGAGAGAGTTTATCATCAACTCTGCGTGGAAGAG AAAGCAGTGGAGGTTGAACTGGATCGGCTGATGGGACAAGAGGGCACGATTCACACAAAGATGTTGGCACTCCAGAGGATGGG GCCCAACTTACAGTTGATCGGAGGAGATGCCAGCCAGCTCTCTGGCATGATCACTTTCACCTGCAGCCTAGCAGAGAATGTCAGCCGCAAAGTCAGACAGCTCGACCTGGCAAAG ACGCGGCTGTATAACGTCATTCAGCGAGCTGATGACATTCTGGATCTGAAGTTCTGCACGGATGGCGTTCAAACAGCTCTGCAAAATGAAGATTACGAACAGGCCGCTGCCCACATCCACAGATACCTTTCTCTGGACCAGTCAGTCATTGAACTGAGCAGACAGGGAGAAGAAA GTAGCACTGTAGATGCCAGTCTGCTGCTACTGCAAGAGGCTGAGAAAAAACTGAAGGTCATCGTAGCTGACAAGTTGGATGAAGCCGTGGCAGCCGTGGACCTGGCACAGGTGGAGAGGTTTTTCAAGATCTTCCCACTGCTGGGCCTCCATGATCAGGGCCTGGCCCGCTTTGGACAGTATCTCTGCACTCAG CTTGCCTCCAAAGCCGAAGAGAACCTGCTCTTAGCAACAGGAGGAGAATTGGGCGAGAAAAGAGCTCCACTCATATTTGCTGAGACTCTGACACTATTGCTCGAAG GCATCGCACGAGTGGTTGAGACCCACCAGCCTATCGTAGAAACGTATTACGGTCCAGGCCACCTCTACACACTCCTCACCCACCTGCAGCAGGAATGTGACAAGCAGTGCCAGAACATTGTGGACAAGTTCATGCAGCAAAGAGGATACCTTGCCAAA TTTCAGATTGTCCAGAGCAGTATGATGAAGACCGTACCCGGGGAGAGAATCGAGCCCAG AGAGCTGGACCCCGTATTGGCAGAAGTCACGTTGATGAATGCGAGGGCGGAACTTTACTTGCGCTTTCTGCGGCGACGGATAATGGCCGACTTTGAAGTCGGCGACCAGAGCGTCACACCAG AACATCACCAGAATGTGGAGAAGCTGCTTAAACATTGCGTGCTGAGCAGGAACATGCAAGAGCTGATCGGCTACTACGTTCCAATGGAGGAGTACTACATGAGGGAGTCCGTCAACAAG GCTGTTACAATGGACACATATGAGAAAAGTCAGCTGACATCCAGCATGGTGGACGATTGTTTCTACATCGTGAAGAAGTGCATCAGTCGAGCCCTGTCCAGCTCCAGCATCGACTGTCTCTGTGCAATGATTAACCACGCTAACTCGGTGCTGGAGTCCGACTTCAG GGAGGTGTTGTACAACAAGCTGAGGCAGGGCTTCCCAGCCACCACGCTGCAGGATATCCAGCGCGGTGTCAGCAGTGCCGTCAGCCTCATGCAGAGCAGCTTGCAGCAGGGCAAGTTCAACACCGAGTTCAACATTGAGAGTGCAGAAAATGCCAAGGCTGCTTTTTTG GTGACCCTCAATAACGCCGAGGTGTGCAGTGAGAACATTTCAACTTTGAAAAGGAACCTCGAG AACGACTGCTCCAAGCTTTTCAGTCAGGGGGCGAGTTCTGGCGACCGAGCCAAGATTGAGAGCTGCTTGTCCGACCTCGTCAACACGTCCACAAAATTCAAGGACCTTTTGCAG GAGGGTCTGACTGAGCTGAATACGACGGCCATAAAGCCTCAAGTGAAACCCTGGATCAGCGGCTTCCTGTCCATCTCGCACAACATCGAGGAG GAAGAGTTCAATGACTATGAAGCAAACGACCCCTGGGTGCAGCAGCTCATCATCAACTTGGAGCAACTGATGGCTGAGTTCAAG ACGACCCTCTCTCCTGTTATCTACGACACGCTGACCAGCCTGATGACCAGCTTGATATCCATCGAGATGGAGAAGACGGTCCTGAAATGCTCCTTCAGCAGG CTGGGAGGGCTGCAGTTTGATAAAGAGCTTCGTTCTCTTGTGGCCTATCTCACCACCGTCACCACCTGGACCATTAGGGACAAGTTTGCTCGGCTCACGCAGATGGCCACTGTCCTCAACCTGGAGCGG GTAACCGAGATCTTGGACTACTGGGGGCCAAACTCGGGACCCCTGACGTGGCGTTTGACCCCAGCAGAGGTGCGGCAGGTTCTAGCACTGCGCATTGACTTTCGAAGTGAGGATATCAAGAGGCTCCGACTGTGA
- the LOC125967773 gene encoding inner centromere protein A has translation MTRKRSIIWSYYKDICPKSVVCVLCKDILFKHEQGSTTRLWRHLRTQHPTEAVMADQRESQRSANVFSREQEPVEIDEAQVEVELEEENPDVVSMNQNEVDSAINGILVAVKRDEPVKETPAEATEVNEQQCPAGQYHRRSLIWKHFKPLADLNAAQCQVCKKKIMCSEGRTSNLYRHMAKTHPHVNPRSGGIVNEADRNSDSRGVLEADRGEPVEAGQEKEKVVVENPLSSRSTMHRRSSVWKHFKPLGSSDVAQCLICKKAIRCIDGKTSNLHRHISKSHPKASREAAKVLKPTKPSSPSDTSSNLQETCPMEVMDNEDITDEVYDSKVTSAERRILKREQELIEALRRTQREEAKALEHQRELIESLRGVNAREAAMEKKQIESLRRAQQEEAKDLMRQREELETERAEQQKRREELEQEKKQLLMFCQEPAIPALVSQQ, from the exons ATGACTCGTAAAAGAAGTATCATTTGGAGTTACTACAAAGATATCTGTCCCAAATCGGTTGTGTGCGTTCTATGTAAAGACATACTATTTAAACACGAACAGGGCAGCACCACGAGGTTGTGGCGACATTTGCGGACTCAACATCCAACCGAAGCGGTCATGGCCGACCAAAGAGAAAGCCAGAGAAGCGCCAATGTCTTCAGCCGTGAACAGGAGCCTGTAGAAATCGACGAAGCACAAG TGGAAGTGGAACTGGAAGAGGAGAATCCTGACGTTGTCTCTATGAATCAAAATGAAGTTGATTCTGCAATAAATGGCATCCTTGTAGCAGTAAAAAGAGATGAGCCTGTCAAAGAAACGCCAGCTGAGGCAACAGAAGTGAACGAACAACAATGCCCGGCTGGTCAGTATCATCGTCGCAGCCTGATCTGGAAACATTTTAAGCCTTTGGCCGATTTAAACGCTGCTCAATGTCAGGTTTGCAAGAAGAAGATAATGTGTTCTGAAGGCAGGACCAGCAACTTGTACCGGCACATGGCAAAGACCCACCCGCATGTGAATCCACGATCAGGTGGAATTGTGAATGAAGCTGACCGTAATTCTGATTCGCGCGGTGTCCTCGAAGCAGACAGAGGAGAACCCGTGGAAGCAggacaggaaaaagaaaaagtcgtGGTTGAAAATCCTCTCAGTTCAAGGAGTACAATGCACCGTCGTAGCTCCGTTTGGAAACATTTTAAGCCTTTGGGAAGTTCGGATGTTGCCCaatgtttgatttgcaaaaAGGCCATTAGATGCATCGACGGCAAGACCAGCAACCTGCATCGACACATATCAAAGAGCCACCCTAAGGCGAGTCGGGAAGCGGCCAAGGTGCTGAAGCCGACAAAACCCAGCTCACCCTCAGACACTTCCAGTAATCTTCAGGAGACATGTCCCATGGAAGTCATGGACAATGAAGATATTACAG ACGAGGTCTATGATTCAAAGGTAACATCCGCAGAGAGGCGCATTCTCAAAAGGGAGCAGGAGTTGATTGAAGCTTTGAGGAGGACGCAGAGGGAGGAGGCTAAAGCTCTGGAGCATCAGAGGGAACTCATCGAGAGTCTGCGGGGAGTCAACGCCAGAGAGGCTGCCATGGAGAAGAAGCAAATCGAGTCTCTCAGGAGAGCACAGCAGGAGGAAGCCAAAGATTTGATGAGACAGAGGGAAGAGCTGGAGACAGAAAGGGCAGAGCAGCAGAAGAGGCGGGAGGAGCTTGAGCAGGAAAAGAAACAGTTGCTCATGTTTTGTCAAGAACCTGCAATTCCAGCCTTGGTTTCCCAACaatga